In one window of Haloimpatiens sp. FM7315 DNA:
- a CDS encoding TetR/AcrR family transcriptional regulator, with the protein MNRTKKAIFESGVKVFSEKGFTGATMDEIAANAGLVKGTLYYHFKSKQEIFDYIISEGISIIKDEVQEAVKREKNYISKIRELCRIQLNVVYNNRDFVKVVMSELWGRGDINSEIKNAITKYISYIENNLKEGMESGEVRKGEPSFMAYTFLGMLCSSAVYEFINKDKENVSKVIDNLITYMVEGIGNPI; encoded by the coding sequence GTGAATAGGACAAAAAAAGCTATATTTGAATCTGGTGTAAAAGTATTTTCAGAAAAAGGATTTACTGGAGCTACAATGGATGAAATTGCCGCCAATGCAGGACTTGTTAAAGGTACTTTATATTATCATTTTAAAAGCAAACAAGAGATTTTTGATTATATAATATCTGAAGGTATAAGTATTATCAAAGATGAGGTTCAAGAAGCGGTTAAAAGAGAAAAGAATTATATATCAAAGATAAGGGAATTATGCAGAATTCAGTTAAATGTAGTTTATAATAACAGAGATTTTGTAAAGGTTGTCATGAGCGAATTATGGGGTAGAGGAGATATTAATTCAGAAATAAAAAACGCCATAACAAAGTATATTAGTTACATTGAAAATAATTTAAAAGAAGGAATGGAAAGTGGAGAAGTTAGAAAAGGTGAACCTAGTTTTATGGCATATACATTTTTAGGAATGCTTTGTTCTTCAGCGGTTTATGAATTTATAAATAAAGACAAAGAAAATGTATCCAAAGTTATAGATAATCTAATAACATATATGGTAGAAGGTATAGGAAATCCAATATAA